One window of Daphnia magna isolate NIES unplaced genomic scaffold, ASM2063170v1.1 Dm_contigs074, whole genome shotgun sequence genomic DNA carries:
- the LOC116927599 gene encoding transcriptional regulator ATRX homolog isoform X3, protein MWNACFRTSTSAGCVLAHCMGLGKSLQVVTLTHTVLTNAICQVNRVMVVCPLSTVLNWENEFRIWLPGDTFTTLNVCELASSKTSKTRETKIKKWLNIGGVLILGYEIFRILTQEKKKLTEQDEVFRQALVDPGPDVLICDEGHLLKNEDAEIYKAMNQICTRRRIMLTGTPLQNSLFEFYTMVQFVKPGQLGTKAEFGKRFAKPLEKGQAVDSAPEDVRVMKRRALILHKMLENIVQRFDSNVLAPFLPPKYEYVVSIRMSELQIRLYLYYLENHTKGGSIQPSGNQGESAGLFSDFQQLARVWTHPKALLLACNRPDSRNSTRHAVSKISSSGEGTAKKNAKNDDDNDYLMRTEEQIFGEDVCMQDPVDQALTSSSSPWWSDLISENEINNIKHSGKFVLLMDILRECELIGDKLLVFSQSLTSLDLIEEFLAIEDFKNQIRSTNETNGKVVGGTWNINTDYFRLDGSTSSEQRLKWCRAFNDPQNPRSRLFIISTRAGGIGINLVGANRVIIFDASWNPSHDLQSVFRVYRLGQKKPCYIYCFVAQGTMEEKIYYRQVAKLSLSRRIVDEEQIDRYFGSNDLTDLYTFNADGQFSLPASIQERDDSSLLDDNLLAGVAVRLKEWVGGYQAHDSLLQNRPEEYLEDSEQQAIWKIFQVEKEKETSLAQASSQITL, encoded by the exons ATGTGGAATGCATGTTTCAGAACCAGCACAAGTGCTGGATGTGTGCTTGCACATTGCATGGGTTTAGGCAAAAGCTTGCAAGTTGTAACTTTGACCCATACTGTACTTACTAATGCTATATGTCAG GTAAATCGTGTAATGGTGGTGTGTCCACTTAGCACGGTCTTAAACTGGGAAAACGAGTTCAGGATCTGGCTTCCTGGTGACACATTCACGACTCTGAACGTTTGCGAATTAGCTAGCAGTAAAACGAGTAAaacgagagaaacaaaaataaaaaaatggctgaataTCGGAGGAGTATTGATTTTGGGGTATGAAATATTTCGAATTCTTAcccaagagaaaaagaagcttaCTGAGCAGGACGAGGTATTTCGGCAAGCCTTAGTTGATCCGGGTCCGGATGTACTTATTTGTG ATGAAGGACATTTATTGAAAAACGAAGATGCTGAAATTTACAAAGCCATGAATCAGATTTGCACTCGACGCCGAATTATGCTAACTGGCACACCTCTTCAAAATAGTCTGTTCGAATTCTATACAATGGTTCAGTTTGTTAAGCCTGGACAACTGGGTACGAAAGCAGAATTCGGAAAACGTTTTGCAAAGCCGTTGGAAAAAGGACAGGCGGTCGACTCCGCCCCGGAAGATGTTCGTGTCATGAAACGGCGAGCTCTTATTCTTCATAAGATGCTTGAAA ATATTGTTCAGCGTTTTGACAGCAACGTCCTCGCACCCTTTTTACCACCCAAATATGAATATGTTGTATCCATAAGGATGTCGGAGCTCCAAATCCGCCTTTACCTTTATTATTTGGAAAATCACACTAAAGGAGGGAGTATCCAACCCTCCGGAAATCAAGGTGAAAGTGCTGGATTGTTCAGCGACTTTCAGCAGCTTGCCCGAGTTTGGACTCATCCAAAGGCTTTGCTTTTGGCATGTAATCGTCCGGATTCTAGGAACTCAACTCGACAtgctgtttcaaaaatttccaGTAGTGGTGAAGGAACGGcgaaaaaaaatgccaaaaacGACGATGACAACGATTACCTCATGAGGACCGAGGAACAAATTTTCG gCGAGGACGTGTGTATGCAAGATCCGGTTGACCAAGCTTTAACGTCGTCCAGCAGTCCTTGGTGGTCAGATTTAATCTCAGAAAACGAAATTAACAACATAAAACACAGTGGAAAATTTGTTCTGCTGATGGATATTCTTCGGGAGTGCGAGCTGATTGGTGATAAATTATTGGTCTTCAGCCAGTCGCTCACAAGCCTAGATCTGATAGAAGAGTTTCTTGCAATTGAagatttcaaaaatcaaatcagaaGCACTAACGAAACCAATGGG aaGGTTGTTGGCGGCACGTGGAATATCAATACTGATTACTTTCGACTGGATGGCTCCACGTCTTCCGAACAGCGTCTTAAATGGTGCCGAGCGTTCAATGACCCCCAAAATCCCCGTTCGCGTCTGTTTATAATCTCAACTAGAGCTGGCGGTATAGGCATAAATCTGGTGGGAGCCAACCGCGTCATAATTTTTGATGCGTCATGGAACCCGTCACATGATCTGCAAAGTGTCTTCCGGGTTTACCG GTTAGGACAAAAGAAGCCGTGTTACATTTATTGCTTCGTAGCTCAGGGAACcatggaagaaaaaatctaTTATCGCCAG GTAGCCAAACTCTCACTATCAAGGCGTATTGTTGACGAGGAGCAAATCGATCGTTACTTCGGCTCAAACGATTTGACTGACCTCTATACATTTAATGCCGATGGCCAGTTTTCGTTACCGGCTTCAATACAAGAGCGTGATGACTCTTCTCTTCTTGACGACAACCTGTTGGCTGGAGTCGCAGTTCGACTGAAAGAGTGGGTTGGTGGGTACCAAGCACACGATTCTTTGCTTCAGAATCGTCCTGAAGAATATCTCGAAGACAGTGAGCAGCAAGCCAtttggaaaatatttcaagtagaaaaagaaaaagagacttCGTTGGCGCAAGCAAGCTCGCAAATAACTCTGTGA
- the LOC116927599 gene encoding transcriptional regulator ATRX homolog isoform X2: MNSFVTGSDIATGSGHQQPSKRKLSPVKEVKKTIMHKPVINGSPVAKKRFAPTIPPTRAKKTSDSSSLKEKKPIQPYEGIPRREGHGRGTNNGKNNLRQPHQRQPVNHGNRPVAQYQKPVLVQMEGSLFGQGVTMEKEKHASKLQNQATLDPVLNALSAVDRFEDLKNSNLSTRLLKSQLLIPQSSSADSKSPESQLESNQLILKRDSQIHNEDQVVVNQKLSEKLKFHQVEGVKFMWNACFRTSTSAGCVLAHCMGLGKSLQVVTLTHTVLTNAICQVNRVMVVCPLSTVLNWENEFRIWLPGDTFTTLNVCELASSKTSKTRETKIKKWLNIGGVLILGYEIFRILTQEKKKLTEQDEVFRQALVDPGPDVLICDEGHLLKNEDAEIYKAMNQICTRRRIMLTGTPLQNSLFEFYTMVQFVKPGQLGTKAEFGKRFAKPLEKGQAVDSAPEDVRVMKRRALILHKMLENIVQRFDSNVLAPFLPPKYEYVVSIRMSELQIRLYLYYLENHTKGGSIQPSGNQGESAGLFSDFQQLARVWTHPKALLLACNRPDSRNSTRHAVSKISSSGEGTAKKNAKNDDDNDYLMRTEEQIFGEDVCMQDPVDQALTSSSSPWWSDLISENEINNIKHSGKFVLLMDILRECELIGDKLLVFSQSLTSLDLIEEFLAIEDFKNQIRSTNETNGVVGGTWNINTDYFRLDGSTSSEQRLKWCRAFNDPQNPRSRLFIISTRAGGIGINLVGANRVIIFDASWNPSHDLQSVFRVYRLGQKKPCYIYCFVAQGTMEEKIYYRQVAKLSLSRRIVDEEQIDRYFGSNDLTDLYTFNADGQFSLPASIQERDDSSLLDDNLLAGVAVRLKEWVGGYQAHDSLLQNRPEEYLEDSEQQAIWKIFQVEKEKETSLAQASSQITL; encoded by the exons ATGAACTCGTTTGTTACAGGTTCTGATATTGCAACAGGCAGTGGACATCAGCAGCCATCGAAG AGAAAGCTTTCCCCTGTaaaagaagttaaaaaaactataatgcaTAAACCAGTTATCAATGGTAGCCCAGTTGCCAAGAAAAGATTTGCTCCAACCATCCCACCAACTCGTGCTAAGAAAACATCTGATTCCTCATCattgaaggaaaagaaaccAATTCAACCGTACGAGGGAATTCCTAGAAGGGAAGGTCATGGAAGGGGGACTAATAATGGAAAGAATAATTTGAGGCAGCCCCATCAGAGACAGCCAGTAAACCATGGCAACAGACCAGTTGCACAATATCAAAAACCAGTACTTGTTCAG aTGGAAGGAAGTCTATTTGGCCAAGGGGTGACaatggaaaaggaaaagcaTGCATCCAAACTACAAAATCAA gCTACCCTAGACCCTGTTCTGAATGCACTCAGTGCAGTTGACAGATTtgaggatttaaaaaatagtaatttaTCAACCCGACTGCTAAAAAGCCAACTACTGATACCACAATCTAGCTCAGCTGATTCCAAAAGTCCAGAATCACAGCTGGAG AGTAATCAACTGATTTTGAAGAGAGACAGTCAAATTCACAATGAAGACCAGGTGGTGGTGAATCAGAAGTTGTcagaaaaactgaaattccACCAAGTAGAAGGTGTAAAGTTTATGTGGAATGCATGTTTCAGAACCAGCACAAGTGCTGGATGTGTGCTTGCACATTGCATGGGTTTAGGCAAAAGCTTGCAAGTTGTAACTTTGACCCATACTGTACTTACTAATGCTATATGTCAG GTAAATCGTGTAATGGTGGTGTGTCCACTTAGCACGGTCTTAAACTGGGAAAACGAGTTCAGGATCTGGCTTCCTGGTGACACATTCACGACTCTGAACGTTTGCGAATTAGCTAGCAGTAAAACGAGTAAaacgagagaaacaaaaataaaaaaatggctgaataTCGGAGGAGTATTGATTTTGGGGTATGAAATATTTCGAATTCTTAcccaagagaaaaagaagcttaCTGAGCAGGACGAGGTATTTCGGCAAGCCTTAGTTGATCCGGGTCCGGATGTACTTATTTGTG ATGAAGGACATTTATTGAAAAACGAAGATGCTGAAATTTACAAAGCCATGAATCAGATTTGCACTCGACGCCGAATTATGCTAACTGGCACACCTCTTCAAAATAGTCTGTTCGAATTCTATACAATGGTTCAGTTTGTTAAGCCTGGACAACTGGGTACGAAAGCAGAATTCGGAAAACGTTTTGCAAAGCCGTTGGAAAAAGGACAGGCGGTCGACTCCGCCCCGGAAGATGTTCGTGTCATGAAACGGCGAGCTCTTATTCTTCATAAGATGCTTGAAA ATATTGTTCAGCGTTTTGACAGCAACGTCCTCGCACCCTTTTTACCACCCAAATATGAATATGTTGTATCCATAAGGATGTCGGAGCTCCAAATCCGCCTTTACCTTTATTATTTGGAAAATCACACTAAAGGAGGGAGTATCCAACCCTCCGGAAATCAAGGTGAAAGTGCTGGATTGTTCAGCGACTTTCAGCAGCTTGCCCGAGTTTGGACTCATCCAAAGGCTTTGCTTTTGGCATGTAATCGTCCGGATTCTAGGAACTCAACTCGACAtgctgtttcaaaaatttccaGTAGTGGTGAAGGAACGGcgaaaaaaaatgccaaaaacGACGATGACAACGATTACCTCATGAGGACCGAGGAACAAATTTTCG gCGAGGACGTGTGTATGCAAGATCCGGTTGACCAAGCTTTAACGTCGTCCAGCAGTCCTTGGTGGTCAGATTTAATCTCAGAAAACGAAATTAACAACATAAAACACAGTGGAAAATTTGTTCTGCTGATGGATATTCTTCGGGAGTGCGAGCTGATTGGTGATAAATTATTGGTCTTCAGCCAGTCGCTCACAAGCCTAGATCTGATAGAAGAGTTTCTTGCAATTGAagatttcaaaaatcaaatcagaaGCACTAACGAAACCAATGGG GTTGTTGGCGGCACGTGGAATATCAATACTGATTACTTTCGACTGGATGGCTCCACGTCTTCCGAACAGCGTCTTAAATGGTGCCGAGCGTTCAATGACCCCCAAAATCCCCGTTCGCGTCTGTTTATAATCTCAACTAGAGCTGGCGGTATAGGCATAAATCTGGTGGGAGCCAACCGCGTCATAATTTTTGATGCGTCATGGAACCCGTCACATGATCTGCAAAGTGTCTTCCGGGTTTACCG GTTAGGACAAAAGAAGCCGTGTTACATTTATTGCTTCGTAGCTCAGGGAACcatggaagaaaaaatctaTTATCGCCAG GTAGCCAAACTCTCACTATCAAGGCGTATTGTTGACGAGGAGCAAATCGATCGTTACTTCGGCTCAAACGATTTGACTGACCTCTATACATTTAATGCCGATGGCCAGTTTTCGTTACCGGCTTCAATACAAGAGCGTGATGACTCTTCTCTTCTTGACGACAACCTGTTGGCTGGAGTCGCAGTTCGACTGAAAGAGTGGGTTGGTGGGTACCAAGCACACGATTCTTTGCTTCAGAATCGTCCTGAAGAATATCTCGAAGACAGTGAGCAGCAAGCCAtttggaaaatatttcaagtagaaaaagaaaaagagacttCGTTGGCGCAAGCAAGCTCGCAAATAACTCTGTGA
- the LOC116927599 gene encoding transcriptional regulator ATRX homolog isoform X1, whose amino-acid sequence MNSFVTGSDIATGSGHQQPSKRKLSPVKEVKKTIMHKPVINGSPVAKKRFAPTIPPTRAKKTSDSSSLKEKKPIQPYEGIPRREGHGRGTNNGKNNLRQPHQRQPVNHGNRPVAQYQKPVLVQMEGSLFGQGVTMEKEKHASKLQNQATLDPVLNALSAVDRFEDLKNSNLSTRLLKSQLLIPQSSSADSKSPESQLESNQLILKRDSQIHNEDQVVVNQKLSEKLKFHQVEGVKFMWNACFRTSTSAGCVLAHCMGLGKSLQVVTLTHTVLTNAICQVNRVMVVCPLSTVLNWENEFRIWLPGDTFTTLNVCELASSKTSKTRETKIKKWLNIGGVLILGYEIFRILTQEKKKLTEQDEVFRQALVDPGPDVLICDEGHLLKNEDAEIYKAMNQICTRRRIMLTGTPLQNSLFEFYTMVQFVKPGQLGTKAEFGKRFAKPLEKGQAVDSAPEDVRVMKRRALILHKMLENIVQRFDSNVLAPFLPPKYEYVVSIRMSELQIRLYLYYLENHTKGGSIQPSGNQGESAGLFSDFQQLARVWTHPKALLLACNRPDSRNSTRHAVSKISSSGEGTAKKNAKNDDDNDYLMRTEEQIFGEDVCMQDPVDQALTSSSSPWWSDLISENEINNIKHSGKFVLLMDILRECELIGDKLLVFSQSLTSLDLIEEFLAIEDFKNQIRSTNETNGKVVGGTWNINTDYFRLDGSTSSEQRLKWCRAFNDPQNPRSRLFIISTRAGGIGINLVGANRVIIFDASWNPSHDLQSVFRVYRLGQKKPCYIYCFVAQGTMEEKIYYRQVAKLSLSRRIVDEEQIDRYFGSNDLTDLYTFNADGQFSLPASIQERDDSSLLDDNLLAGVAVRLKEWVGGYQAHDSLLQNRPEEYLEDSEQQAIWKIFQVEKEKETSLAQASSQITL is encoded by the exons ATGAACTCGTTTGTTACAGGTTCTGATATTGCAACAGGCAGTGGACATCAGCAGCCATCGAAG AGAAAGCTTTCCCCTGTaaaagaagttaaaaaaactataatgcaTAAACCAGTTATCAATGGTAGCCCAGTTGCCAAGAAAAGATTTGCTCCAACCATCCCACCAACTCGTGCTAAGAAAACATCTGATTCCTCATCattgaaggaaaagaaaccAATTCAACCGTACGAGGGAATTCCTAGAAGGGAAGGTCATGGAAGGGGGACTAATAATGGAAAGAATAATTTGAGGCAGCCCCATCAGAGACAGCCAGTAAACCATGGCAACAGACCAGTTGCACAATATCAAAAACCAGTACTTGTTCAG aTGGAAGGAAGTCTATTTGGCCAAGGGGTGACaatggaaaaggaaaagcaTGCATCCAAACTACAAAATCAA gCTACCCTAGACCCTGTTCTGAATGCACTCAGTGCAGTTGACAGATTtgaggatttaaaaaatagtaatttaTCAACCCGACTGCTAAAAAGCCAACTACTGATACCACAATCTAGCTCAGCTGATTCCAAAAGTCCAGAATCACAGCTGGAG AGTAATCAACTGATTTTGAAGAGAGACAGTCAAATTCACAATGAAGACCAGGTGGTGGTGAATCAGAAGTTGTcagaaaaactgaaattccACCAAGTAGAAGGTGTAAAGTTTATGTGGAATGCATGTTTCAGAACCAGCACAAGTGCTGGATGTGTGCTTGCACATTGCATGGGTTTAGGCAAAAGCTTGCAAGTTGTAACTTTGACCCATACTGTACTTACTAATGCTATATGTCAG GTAAATCGTGTAATGGTGGTGTGTCCACTTAGCACGGTCTTAAACTGGGAAAACGAGTTCAGGATCTGGCTTCCTGGTGACACATTCACGACTCTGAACGTTTGCGAATTAGCTAGCAGTAAAACGAGTAAaacgagagaaacaaaaataaaaaaatggctgaataTCGGAGGAGTATTGATTTTGGGGTATGAAATATTTCGAATTCTTAcccaagagaaaaagaagcttaCTGAGCAGGACGAGGTATTTCGGCAAGCCTTAGTTGATCCGGGTCCGGATGTACTTATTTGTG ATGAAGGACATTTATTGAAAAACGAAGATGCTGAAATTTACAAAGCCATGAATCAGATTTGCACTCGACGCCGAATTATGCTAACTGGCACACCTCTTCAAAATAGTCTGTTCGAATTCTATACAATGGTTCAGTTTGTTAAGCCTGGACAACTGGGTACGAAAGCAGAATTCGGAAAACGTTTTGCAAAGCCGTTGGAAAAAGGACAGGCGGTCGACTCCGCCCCGGAAGATGTTCGTGTCATGAAACGGCGAGCTCTTATTCTTCATAAGATGCTTGAAA ATATTGTTCAGCGTTTTGACAGCAACGTCCTCGCACCCTTTTTACCACCCAAATATGAATATGTTGTATCCATAAGGATGTCGGAGCTCCAAATCCGCCTTTACCTTTATTATTTGGAAAATCACACTAAAGGAGGGAGTATCCAACCCTCCGGAAATCAAGGTGAAAGTGCTGGATTGTTCAGCGACTTTCAGCAGCTTGCCCGAGTTTGGACTCATCCAAAGGCTTTGCTTTTGGCATGTAATCGTCCGGATTCTAGGAACTCAACTCGACAtgctgtttcaaaaatttccaGTAGTGGTGAAGGAACGGcgaaaaaaaatgccaaaaacGACGATGACAACGATTACCTCATGAGGACCGAGGAACAAATTTTCG gCGAGGACGTGTGTATGCAAGATCCGGTTGACCAAGCTTTAACGTCGTCCAGCAGTCCTTGGTGGTCAGATTTAATCTCAGAAAACGAAATTAACAACATAAAACACAGTGGAAAATTTGTTCTGCTGATGGATATTCTTCGGGAGTGCGAGCTGATTGGTGATAAATTATTGGTCTTCAGCCAGTCGCTCACAAGCCTAGATCTGATAGAAGAGTTTCTTGCAATTGAagatttcaaaaatcaaatcagaaGCACTAACGAAACCAATGGG aaGGTTGTTGGCGGCACGTGGAATATCAATACTGATTACTTTCGACTGGATGGCTCCACGTCTTCCGAACAGCGTCTTAAATGGTGCCGAGCGTTCAATGACCCCCAAAATCCCCGTTCGCGTCTGTTTATAATCTCAACTAGAGCTGGCGGTATAGGCATAAATCTGGTGGGAGCCAACCGCGTCATAATTTTTGATGCGTCATGGAACCCGTCACATGATCTGCAAAGTGTCTTCCGGGTTTACCG GTTAGGACAAAAGAAGCCGTGTTACATTTATTGCTTCGTAGCTCAGGGAACcatggaagaaaaaatctaTTATCGCCAG GTAGCCAAACTCTCACTATCAAGGCGTATTGTTGACGAGGAGCAAATCGATCGTTACTTCGGCTCAAACGATTTGACTGACCTCTATACATTTAATGCCGATGGCCAGTTTTCGTTACCGGCTTCAATACAAGAGCGTGATGACTCTTCTCTTCTTGACGACAACCTGTTGGCTGGAGTCGCAGTTCGACTGAAAGAGTGGGTTGGTGGGTACCAAGCACACGATTCTTTGCTTCAGAATCGTCCTGAAGAATATCTCGAAGACAGTGAGCAGCAAGCCAtttggaaaatatttcaagtagaaaaagaaaaagagacttCGTTGGCGCAAGCAAGCTCGCAAATAACTCTGTGA